A window of Mucilaginibacter sp. PAMC 26640 contains these coding sequences:
- a CDS encoding glucosamine-6-phosphate deaminase, with product MKIKIYADTDEMSKAAAEMVVKQLEKKPDSLICFPSGESPTGMLKYLVQYAKDGTIDLTQCHIIGLDEWVGMDETDEGSCKHYLYTNFFSHLDLDPERITMFDAKADDLDAECERINSFISSHGGLDIMMVGIGMNGHLGLNEPGTPFDLYAHTSVLDPVTVEVGQKYFSKATPLTHGITLGLQHLQEAKKAILIASGAKKAPIIHEALQGLVSVECPASILQRIPHARVLLDQDAASELEHAS from the coding sequence ATGAAAATAAAAATATACGCTGATACGGACGAAATGTCCAAAGCAGCTGCCGAAATGGTTGTCAAACAACTGGAAAAAAAGCCGGATTCTTTGATCTGTTTCCCGTCCGGCGAATCCCCCACCGGGATGCTGAAGTACCTGGTGCAATATGCCAAAGACGGAACGATCGACCTTACGCAATGCCACATTATTGGACTGGACGAGTGGGTGGGTATGGATGAAACCGACGAAGGCAGCTGCAAACATTACCTGTATACCAACTTTTTCAGTCACCTGGATCTCGACCCGGAGCGCATCACCATGTTTGATGCCAAGGCAGATGATCTGGATGCCGAATGTGAACGCATAAACAGCTTCATCAGCAGCCATGGCGGGCTGGATATCATGATGGTAGGCATCGGTATGAATGGCCACCTGGGTTTAAACGAGCCCGGTACACCGTTCGATCTGTATGCGCATACTTCGGTTCTCGATCCCGTTACGGTGGAAGTTGGTCAGAAATATTTTAGCAAGGCCACACCCCTTACCCACGGCATTACACTTGGTTTGCAGCATTTACAGGAAGCCAAAAAAGCCATTCTTATTGCATCGGGTGCTAAAAAAGCCCCTATAATTCACGAAGCCTTGCAGGGATTGGTAAGTGTGGAGTGCCCGGCTTCTATCCTGCAAAGAATTCCGCACGCGCGGGTTCTCTTAGACCAGGATGCGGCTTCAGAACTGGAACACGCCTCGTAA
- a CDS encoding GMC family oxidoreductase translates to MSGNSNSNGADVRTFDAIVIGSGISGGWAAKELCEQGLKTLVLERGRNVEHIKDYPTATTPPWEFRYRGRINREQQEQNPLISKAAGYGDDCDHFFVKDADHPYVQEKPFDWVRGYQVGGKSLTWGRATQRWSEFEFTAPERFGYGIGWPIGYKDVAPWYSHVEKFIGICGSKDGLEAMPDGEFMKPFDMNAPLVHIKEKLKENYTDRHLVHARWAHLTDPSQIHLDQGRGKCQARNMCMRGCPFGGYFSSVSSTLPWAKKTGNLTIRPHSVVHSIIYDEKSGKASGVRVIDANTKEVIEFKARIIFLNASALNSNLVLLNSKSKRFPNGLGNDSGLLGKYIAFHNYRASVSADIDGFLDKYYFGRNPTDLILVNFRNLHKQETDFHGGYTTFMNAYRDQHSPDAEKEQVGGDYKDQLCEPGPWHVFAYLQGETVPKESNHVRLSEDKKDQWGIPLLVTSVSYDENDERMIKDFHTQTSEMLEKAGCKNIRTYNNKQAPGLDIHEMGGVRMGKDPKTSLLNEWNQLHHCKNVFVTDGACMASTGNQSPSILYMALTARAATYAVNEIKKGML, encoded by the coding sequence ATGTCAGGAAATTCTAACTCCAATGGTGCAGATGTGCGCACTTTTGATGCTATCGTTATCGGTTCGGGGATCAGCGGCGGCTGGGCTGCAAAAGAGCTTTGCGAACAAGGTTTAAAAACGCTGGTACTGGAACGTGGCCGTAACGTGGAGCATATCAAAGATTACCCTACCGCTACCACACCACCATGGGAATTCCGGTATCGCGGCCGTATCAATCGGGAACAGCAGGAACAAAACCCGCTGATTAGCAAAGCCGCGGGATACGGTGACGACTGCGACCACTTTTTTGTGAAAGATGCTGATCATCCCTACGTACAGGAAAAACCGTTCGATTGGGTCCGCGGATACCAGGTGGGCGGTAAATCCCTTACCTGGGGCCGGGCCACCCAGCGCTGGAGTGAATTCGAATTTACAGCGCCCGAACGTTTTGGCTATGGTATAGGCTGGCCAATCGGCTATAAAGATGTAGCGCCCTGGTACAGCCACGTGGAAAAGTTCATCGGCATCTGCGGCAGCAAGGATGGCCTGGAAGCGATGCCCGACGGCGAATTTATGAAGCCATTTGATATGAACGCCCCGCTGGTACATATCAAAGAAAAACTTAAAGAAAACTACACCGACCGTCACCTGGTGCACGCCCGCTGGGCACATTTAACAGACCCATCTCAGATACACCTTGACCAGGGCCGCGGTAAATGCCAGGCTCGTAATATGTGCATGCGCGGCTGTCCGTTTGGCGGCTATTTTAGCTCGGTAAGCTCCACCCTTCCCTGGGCCAAAAAAACCGGCAACTTAACTATCCGGCCGCATTCGGTAGTGCACTCCATTATTTACGATGAAAAATCAGGCAAGGCAAGTGGTGTGCGGGTGATAGATGCCAACACCAAAGAAGTGATTGAATTTAAAGCGCGCATCATCTTCCTCAACGCATCTGCTTTGAATAGTAACCTGGTGCTGCTCAATTCCAAATCCAAAAGGTTCCCTAATGGCTTGGGTAACGATAGCGGTTTGCTTGGTAAATATATTGCCTTCCACAATTACCGGGCATCGGTATCTGCAGATATAGATGGCTTCCTGGATAAATATTACTTTGGCCGTAACCCTACAGACCTGATCCTGGTGAACTTTCGTAACCTGCACAAACAGGAAACTGATTTCCATGGCGGATACACCACTTTTATGAACGCCTACCGCGACCAGCACTCGCCGGATGCCGAAAAAGAACAAGTGGGCGGCGACTATAAAGATCAGCTTTGCGAACCCGGCCCCTGGCATGTTTTTGCTTACCTGCAGGGAGAAACCGTGCCGAAGGAGAGTAATCATGTGCGGCTAAGTGAAGATAAAAAGGACCAATGGGGCATCCCTTTGCTGGTTACATCTGTAAGCTATGATGAAAACGACGAGCGGATGATCAAAGACTTCCATACCCAAACCAGCGAAATGCTGGAGAAAGCCGGATGTAAAAACATCAGGACTTATAATAATAAGCAAGCTCCGGGCTTAGATATCCATGAGATGGGTGGCGTAAGAATGGGCAAAGACCCTAAAACATCGCTACTAAATGAATGGAACCAGCTGCACCATTGCAAAAACGTTTTTGTTACCGATGGTGCCTGCATGGCTAGCACCGGTAATCAAAGTCCGTCGATATTGTATATGGCCCTTACGGCAAGAGCCGCAACTTATGCTGTTAATGAGATAAAAAAAGGAATGTTGTAA